In Zingiber officinale cultivar Zhangliang chromosome 1A, Zo_v1.1, whole genome shotgun sequence, the DNA window AGTGAATCTTCGGTCGAGCAGACACACACTGAGGAATAGCGGGATTCTGGCCGACCGGATGGGGCACCAGAGCCGCAGAATGACATTCGAAGCGGCCAACTCACTCAGCCTAGCAGTACACTCTCTCTGATATctatcgacatccttttgggagttagtgccgccgATACCGGGCAtggacaaccagaagatcgtacggcggaagcttccgcTGTCATTTCAGATATATGCTCGGcccattaaggtactgtgtcagagacaTTTTACTGACAAGTATTTTcagagaaaattttgaaaagtgtgCTCGCCTCGGGGAACGTGCACGTGCACTAcaggaactctatataaaggggggttcaAGCATTGACGGAAGTATGtgatattcactgtttgtgctaTAGTATTCTTGTTGCTCTGCTTTACACTTCATcgtcagtgactgacttgagcgtcggagggtcaacgtcgtggaccccttccctggctcagcactgacgTAGTTTGTATTGCAGGTCCGAGCAGAGTCCATAGGAGGTCAGCGTGAGCGTCACATCCCAGCTTTCCGTCTCTTCAACTTTTGGACGAGATCATATACTTAGTTAATTgataaagtaataaaaaaaataattaattaattttaataattattatattctaATCTTGATTTAATTTGTTGAATAATTTCCTTTTAAAACTAGATCCACGCTCATAATCTTATTTCCTTTTAAGAATTGTTATTCAATTTTGTAGAATTCACGTGGCTTAAGGATATATAATTTCCATCACTTATTCAATTTTGCAAGTAACCGATCGAGTGTAATTTATGAAGAAACTGGATTGCAGACAGGATCGCCATGGAAGTTACTTGCAGGTCTTGAATTGTTCCTCATCGTTCTCTTATCCGAGCCAATATGAAAGAACCTGAACTGGTGCAGGGGCGTAGAGCTCGTGTCGAGAAAATGCAGTATCGTCACCATTAAGACGGCACCAGCAAACATGGGAATCGGTCCGAAGATCCAGAGAAGCAGCGTGGTAGCGAAGTACATTGCCCGTAGGCCCAAAGACCAGAAGTCGCTGCCCCTGATGACCGCGGTCTGGACGTAGCTGACCGGGACATCGGAGTCCAGAGTGCTCATCATGAAGCTGGCGTGCACGAAGTAGCGTGCGGACTGGATGAAGCAAGTGAAGGCGGCGAGGAAGCAGGTGAGGAGGGCGACGTACTTGACGGAGGAGGTGGTTTGGCTGGTGTCGCCGAAGATGACTTCCGTCATCATCACTTTGGAGGTGCTCCCTATCCAGGTGCCGATGAGGGAGCTGAGTGCGATGGAGAGGGAGGCGAGGTTGCTGGATGCCGATATGTTGCTCGATATCACCTGGAGTGCGATGCTGGCTTCCTCTGGAGTTGCCTGCAACATCCTCTGGACCCAAGCTCGCTTGTTATGGTTCTCAAAGCCAATCACGGTGGAATGGGGAAATCTGATGATTCgatagagaaggaagaggtgatAGCCGAACAGAATGGACAGACCCGCTGGTACAAGCACAAGATCGATGGAACCTCTATCCATCAGCATCTCTCTGTTTTATCACATAAAAAGTTTTGAGTTGCTTCTGCGCTAGCTATATATCGAACGCTGATCCGCTTGTTCATGTACGCGTGCAGGCTTGATTGTGTTCTTGAGCAAATTTAGAGGGCTGACTTCCAGGAGAAGTCAGGAAAAGGTGCGAAGCAAAGCAAGTCGATTGCTTTAAACTTTGGCTGACTCCATGAATGTGTCAGCTTACACTTTATCTTCCTTTGCTTGTTTCCTGTATAATTATAGCAG includes these proteins:
- the LOC122011469 gene encoding uncharacterized protein LOC122011469; translation: MLMDRGSIDLVLVPAGLSILFGYHLFLLYRIIRFPHSTVIGFENHNKRAWVQRMLQATPEEASIALQVISSNISASSNLASLSIALSSLIGTWIGSTSKVMMTEVIFGDTSQTTSSVKYVALLTCFLAAFTCFIQSARYFVHASFMMSTLDSDVPVSYVQTAVIRGSDFWSLGLRAMYFATTLLLWIFGPIPMFAGAVLMVTILHFLDTSSTPLHQFRFFHIGSDKRTMRNNSRPASNFHGDPVCNPVSS